Genomic segment of Pararhodobacter zhoushanensis:
CCAGCGGGTCATTTCCAGCGGGCCGGTCAGGCGCAGATCGCGGGTTTTTTGCGCGATTTGCAACAACACCTCGGCCAGCAGCACCCGCGCCAGCGGCGAGCCGGGGCACATATGCGGGCCACGGCCAAAAGTGACCAGATCGGGCGCGTCCCGGTCCAGCCGGTAGCTGTGCGGATCGGGGAAGACATCCTCGTCCCGGTTGCCCGAAGTGAAGACCACGGCCAGCGGATCGCCCTCTTTGACCAGCTTGCCGCCCAGTTCCACATCGCGCGTCGCGGTACGGGCAAAGCCGCGGTACGGGGTATAGAGGCGCAGCAGTTCTTCCAGCGCCACCGGCACCAGCGCCGGGTTTGCGGTCAGTTCGGCGTGGTGTTCTGGGTGGCGCGCAAGGTGCACGGCCATCGAGCCGATAAAGGTCGTCGGCGCGATGATGCCGACCAGCAGGAATTGCCGCAGCGCGCCAAGGATCTTGTCATCGGGCAGTGCCGCGCCGTCGACCCGAACCGCCAGCAGGTTTGACACCGGGTCCAGATCGGGGTCTTGCGGGCTGGCTTTGCGGTCCTCGATCAGCCGCGCGGCGATGTTGTAAAGTGCGTCCGAGCGTTCGCGCAGCAGGTCGAAATCCTGCCGTTGCAGCGCCATGTTGAACTCGGCCCCGACAATGCGGATCTCAGCCGCTTCATCGGGCGCAAGGCGGAAGAATTCGGCCAGCAGCGCGATGGGCAGGGTGAAGGAAAAATCGGCGCAGATATCGCCACCCCCGGCTGCGACGAACGGGTCGAAATGCTCGGCCACCATCGCGGCGATCACCGGCTTCCAGTCCTCGATCCGCCGGGGACTGAGAAAGCGCAGAATGGCGTTGCGGTACGGGATGTTACCCGGCGGGTCCAGATGCAGCGGCGGGCGGCGCTGCGTGGTGGCGACGCGGGGCACGACGTTCTGCACAGTCGTTGTAAAGGTCTGCCATTCGGTCAGCACGCGGCAGATATCGGCGTGTTTGGTCACCGCCCAGAAGCCCCCCATTTCATCGGCCCAGGCGACCGGGCAATGCCCGCGCAGTTCGGCGAACAGGGCGTGCGGGCTGTCGAAATCCTCGACCTCGGGGACGGTGAAATCGGCGGGATGAGTCATGATGCGAACCTCAGATCCAGATGGGTGACGCCGTATTCCGTCCAGCGCGCCCAGCGGGTGTTGTCGCCCAAGGTAAAGGCGGGCAGGGCGGCCAACACGTCGAGCGTGATACGCGCCTGCAGCTTGGCGACGGCCTGACCCAGGCAGATGTGCGGGCCGATGCCGAAGGCGAGGTGACGATTGGGGCTGCGGTCGGCGATGAAGTCCATCGGTGCGTCGAAGACGTCGGGGTCGCGGTTGGCGCTGAGGTAGTTCAGCGCCACGGGGCAGCCCTGCGGGATGGTGACGCCGCGCAGCTCAGTGTCCTCGGTCGCCACGCGCACCAAGGCCTGATTGGGCGCGTAGCAGCGCAGCATTTCCTCGATCAACAGGCGGCGGTCGGCGGTGCCGTCGCGCAGGCGGGCTTGCAGATCAGCGTCCCGCGCCAGATGCCACGCCATCGAGCACAGGAAGTTGCGCGGTACGACATGCCCGCCGATCAGCATCAGCCGGACCATGCCGGCGAGTTCCTCGAAGCTGTAGGGCCCGCCCTCGGGCGCAAAGGCCATCAACCCGCTGACGATATCGGTTTCGGGGTCACGCGGTTTGGCAACCCGGTCTTTGACCAGCGCAATGGCGAACCCGTCGATGGCCTGACTGATCTTGCCCGCTTGAGGCATGTCGAGGCCCTGCACGGCGGCGACATAATCGTGGCCCAAGCGCCCCAGTTCCTCGGCCTCGTTCAGATCCATGCCCGCCAGAATGCACAGACTGCCCACGGTGAAGGGCGCAGCGAAGCCGGTGCCGAACTCGGGGGCCTCGGCGGCTCGCAGTGTCTCGGCCAGCTGCTCGGCCAGCGCCCGCGTCGGGGCCTCGATCGCGCGGATGCGGTTTTCCTTGAAGAACAGGTTCAGCCCCTTGCGATAGCGCATCGCCTCGGGCGGGTCTTTCTGCAACGGCAGGCGGGGCAGGCCCTTGCGCGGGCTAGCCGGGATCACCGTCTGCACGGTCGCGGTAAAGCGCGCATAGTCTTTGGATGCCATGACCACATCGTCATATTTGGTCAGCGTATAGAACCCGCCCCAGTTCTGCGATCCGGCCACCGGGCAACGCCCGCGCAGATCGAGCAGCGCGGCTTGCGGATCGGCCTGCACGTCGGCCGAGGTCGGGTCCCAGTCATGCGGGATCATCGGGCGAACACCGTCGTCGGCAGCCATAGCGATATCTCCGGTATGTAGGTCACAAGAAGCAGGAACACGGCCATCGCGGCGATGAAGGGCAGAACACCGCGGATCGCCTCGCTGAGCGGGGCTTTGGCGATGGACGAGAGCACGAACAGGTTCAGACCAATCGGCGGCGTGAGGAACGCGATCTCCATGTTCACGATCAGGATGATGCCGAAATGGATCGGGTCGATGCCAAGGGCGGGCAGCAGCGGCAGCACGATGGGGGTGACGATCAGCAACACCGCCACAGCATCGAGGAACATGCCCATGATCAGCATGATCAGGTTGAGTGCGATGAGGAATTGCCACGGCGACAGGCCGGTTGCGGCGGCCCAGCGCACCAGCGCCGTGGGGATGCCGCTGC
This window contains:
- a CDS encoding cytochrome P450; this encodes MAADDGVRPMIPHDWDPTSADVQADPQAALLDLRGRCPVAGSQNWGGFYTLTKYDDVVMASKDYARFTATVQTVIPASPRKGLPRLPLQKDPPEAMRYRKGLNLFFKENRIRAIEAPTRALAEQLAETLRAAEAPEFGTGFAAPFTVGSLCILAGMDLNEAEELGRLGHDYVAAVQGLDMPQAGKISQAIDGFAIALVKDRVAKPRDPETDIVSGLMAFAPEGGPYSFEELAGMVRLMLIGGHVVPRNFLCSMAWHLARDADLQARLRDGTADRRLLIEEMLRCYAPNQALVRVATEDTELRGVTIPQGCPVALNYLSANRDPDVFDAPMDFIADRSPNRHLAFGIGPHICLGQAVAKLQARITLDVLAALPAFTLGDNTRWARWTEYGVTHLDLRFAS
- a CDS encoding cytochrome P450, with protein sequence MTHPADFTVPEVEDFDSPHALFAELRGHCPVAWADEMGGFWAVTKHADICRVLTEWQTFTTTVQNVVPRVATTQRRPPLHLDPPGNIPYRNAILRFLSPRRIEDWKPVIAAMVAEHFDPFVAAGGGDICADFSFTLPIALLAEFFRLAPDEAAEIRIVGAEFNMALQRQDFDLLRERSDALYNIAARLIEDRKASPQDPDLDPVSNLLAVRVDGAALPDDKILGALRQFLLVGIIAPTTFIGSMAVHLARHPEHHAELTANPALVPVALEELLRLYTPYRGFARTATRDVELGGKLVKEGDPLAVVFTSGNRDEDVFPDPHSYRLDRDAPDLVTFGRGPHMCPGSPLARVLLAEVLLQIAQKTRDLRLTGPLEMTRWPEYGPLAVHLALTPAG